The Purpureocillium takamizusanense chromosome 11, complete sequence region GGCACGGCGGATTGGACGCCGTCCAAGGCGCTgacaagccagccagccagcctcatGAGGTCGGTCGCCTTATTGAGGCTTTCTGCGCCATGGAGCGCCGGTAGGAGACTGCGCCTATATAAGGCGACTGCTTGCGATGAGCGATGACGAATTTCCCCAGCAAAGTCTCGAGGACTCATGGTCGATTTGCAAGCCAAGGGCGGGATATTTTGCGCGTCGTCGTATACGACAGAGCATACGAGTGAACAGATAAACCACGGCAgcagacggccgccgcgaatTTTGTACCGTCAAGACGTGGCGCCCCCCGCTCACCCGACTGTAGACGGCGCGACCTCTGAGCGAGCAATGTTCGGGACGTGGAAGTATGACCCGGAGACGGACCAGATGAGGAACCTGCGGCGCGCCTACGATCCCATCACGGCACGGTCGTGGCAGCACCAGGCGTGCAACCGTTGCCATGAGAAAAAGGTGCGCGGCCCTTGCACTCATCCTCAGCCGCCACAACTTGCATGCATGCTCGCGTGCTCGGCCAAGTTTATTAGCTGACAAATGACGTGCAGCTCAGGTGCAGCGGCCGCAGAGCCGGATGTGACAGGTGCACCATCAGCGGCTCCGTCTGCGCATATGACCGCTCCGGAGGGAGTCTGAGGgcaagcggcggcgtcggcggcgtcggcagcagAAAGGGAGCTAACGCTCGggtgccatcatcatcattttCGTCATtttccttggccttgccgtcAGGCGCGGGTAAGGTGAGGGCACGGAACGGCTCCGCGTCCGAGGCCCGCTGCGGCACCGTCTCTGCGCTGTatgccgcggcagcggcggaggcggcagcggcgttggcgcagcagcggtcatcgccgccaaccaaGGAGCCAGCATCCAGAGCGGCATGTCGGCAGGTGGACTTTgcgacgggcagcggcaacggaCTGCAGATGgaccctggcggcggcgatccCGGCCAGAGACAGAGGCAGCAGGTGACCATGGGGGGTTTTGGCAGTGCCTGTTTCTGCGGCCTTTGCTGCAACGGGTGCGCGTGGATCGCGGCCGTGGACCCCGGCGCgagcatgacggcggcggcggcggcggcggcgcccgaaCTGGTTTCCGGCTGGGAGGCAGCATCGTTCGGCGGTaaccaccaacaacagctCTACAACTCGGCATgtggtgtcgccgtcggcagaCACGCCATACATGCGGACCAGGGCTACCTGTGGAGGCAGAGCCGGTGAGATCGGTCATTGGGGTGGGAAATAATAAGGCCAACTCCCCGACAAAAAGGTAGACAAGACGAGTCATGATTTACATGAGACTCCCCAGGAGCAGACTGATCACGCGGCGGTATCTAAAAGACACGTTGAGAAATGGGTCTTGTACGTTCTTCGGCAGGCTGCAGCTTTTGGCTCAAATTTCTTAGTCTTTTGTCATTAGCCCCTTGGGGGCTGGCTATCTCCGGGGTGGTAGTAGTCATTGGGACCCTCAATAAAACGAAAACGTCAAAAAAACCCGAGACGCCAGTCCACATGCCATTTTCCGATTGAAGAGAGGGCCACACTCTTAGTGGGAGGTGGTGtaggcacggcggcggtcgcgctcctcggcgatggtgagcttgacgcccttgcccttgggcaGGGAGATCCAGGGCTTGTCCTGgccgatgacgaagacgtTGCTCTCACGGGTAGCGAAGCtgttgtcgatggcgtccTTGATGTGGACGATGTTGAAGCCACCGTCATGGCGCTCGCGGTGGGTGATGACACCGACACGGCCCATGTTGCGACCACCAGtgaccatggcgacggcgccagtGTCGAACTTGATGAAGTCGGAGATCTTGCCGGTGCTCAGGTCAATCTTGACAGTGTCGTTGACCTTGATGGCGGGATCAGGGTAGCGGATGCTGCAGGCCAAAAAAGGGCGGGTTAGCGACCAGGTGGAGCAACGAGGGGGATACATTACAGCCGTCGGAGAGCAACGCTTCCGTGGATTTCTAATGAGCGTTCTTCCGTCGTCGGGGTGAGCGACTGGGGAAGCGCCGGGGCAAAAATCTACCAAAGCTTGATCCAACGGCTGAATGATGTCTGACAGAACTCACGTTCTCGCATCGTGCGTGACCAAGAATGGGATTCCaccgcggccgagctggacgcgCTTGACCTTGCCGAGCTTGTactcggcctcctcggcctggaTGCGGTGGACGGTGAAGCGGCCCTTGGTGTCGTAGACGAGGCGGAAgttctcgcccgtcttgtcgatggtgatgacgtCCATGAAGCCGGCCGGGTACGTCATGTCGGTGCggaccttgccgtcgacctTGACCAGGCGCTGCATGAGGATGGCCTTGGTCTCGCGGTAGTTGAGCGCGTACTTGAGGCGGTTGcggatgaagacgatgagcgGCATGCAGTCGCGGAGCTTGTGCGGACCAGCCGACGGCTTGGGCGCGTACACGCCGGACAGCTTGTCCAGCAGCCAgtgcgacggcgcgctgaGGCGCTTCTGGTGCTTCTTGCTGTAGGAGGGAGCGAGGTCAGCACAATCCGTTCCCCATCATTTCCCATCGagtcctcgtcctcgattGCTCCGACGTCCAACCTCTCCCGAGAACCAAAAAAGACCGTCGCGGGTCGATAAGACTTTGTATATATTGCTTCTCGGGAGGGTTCCTTCGCCGCACGTGGGCGTCTTGAGGAGGGGATGCTGATTGCTATGGTGTGTACTCACATTCCTCGGGCCATGGTGACGACTGGCTGTtgtgctggtggtgatgaggaaAAGACAAGACGAGTGCCGGCGGAGCGTGGATCAAGGTGGTGCTGAAAACGCTGGACCACACAAGTTTTTTTTCTCCTGCCCGCGCTGCCCTCGTTTAGCGCCAGTCGTCCAGGGGCTTCATGCCCTACCCGCACCACAGGTGGAGACGCGACCGGAAAATCATTAGCTCTCTTTGTCAGGTGCATAATCACGTGATGTCATACACGTGACCTGACAACTCGGGACTACCCGGTCACACAATCTTCACATGCAAATCCATCAAGGGCCTTGGCGATCCCACACACCTGGACCTCATACTTCACGCTCCACTACAAGGGTCTCAAGGCCACTTTCACATGTCCGTCGTTGTTCCCCCCTAACCCAGAACTCGATCCTGGCGTCACGACGTACTTTTCTGGCCAGACGATCGTGCTATTCTTGGACCACTTGCCCGTGCAAGTGGCAGGCATGTGCTTGTGACGTCTCCTTTTCGGCTCCCAAATTGTGCAATTACATTCTTATCAAAGTGGTATCTATGCGAGCGTATCGCTCGTCTTCCTAGAAAGCACAGGCTCGCTCCGGCAGAATTTCACCGAGGTATCCATAATCAAAGTCGTTGCACATACGCGGCCGAACCTTGTGGTTCCGCGAGTCCCGTCGCATCTTGCGCCATGTCGCACCAACCCACTTTCCTCGTTCCAATTCCGATCCCAACTCCGGTCCCAGAATCATTATGCAGTGCCCCGCGAAAGGCGCTTGTTTAAGGTTGCAGTTGCCATGTTCTCGTATCACCTAACATTTGACAGGGTGAGGGCCGTGTCTGTCCCTCCGATGATCCACCGCAAACGCAGACGGCGATGAAGGGCCTGACATGCCATCGTAGCCTTGCCGCGTAGGCAGTTGAGCCAGCCGTGAGTCGTCGAGTAACAGGCGAGAGATGTCCATCTCACCGCCCATGAAGTGAGGTGTGCTCTCGCCAAATTCAAAGCTGTGAGGCGGGTGCATGTAGTTTGCTGAGTCCAGCATTTGGATCGGCCACGAATGCAGCTCGTCTTTTGCATGACCGTAGCTGGCTCGAAGACCGCCAGACGCGCCTTTTGACCGCCTCAATGAGTCATCAATCGACATGGTAATAGACGGCTCCATAGTGTCATTGCCCCTAGCGTCGTCCTTGGCTTGGAAAGTCCCCTTTTCGATGCGCTGGTAGACTCCGGGGTACTTGTTGCGCACACGGTCGCGCAAGTCAGTCGGCTGCCTACTGGAAAGGTGGAAGCGAGAGTCTCGCTGGATCTTGGTCCAGGCCGGGCCGTAGATATCCAGGCCCTCTAGAATTTCCCGGTCGTCTTGCTCCGTAAAAGGGCGTCTCTCACGCCTCAGAGACTTTTTAAACGGACCGTGGATTCCCAGCTCAGCGAgatcctcgagcttcttACGATGCGCTCggctcttcttctgcttgGGAGGCGCCGAAGAGTCTGGGCTAGATGCCGGGTCCTGAGGCGAGGGACTGTCCTCGATGAGGATGTTCTCCGAGTGGATACCCTTTTTGGCCCTTGGTTTCGGGTCGCGCGAGCAGGGGGGCGGAGAGTTCGGCTGGGAGGAGCTCTTGGACGGGCCCCGAAGCTCGACGGGGCAGCAGGTTCTAAACCTGTCCTTGAGATCTCCAGCGGTTCGGTCGTTGAAGGTGAAATCCGGGTCTTCAAGAATCGTGGTCCACTTTCCGACACCGTGACGGTTCACGCCGAGGAGAAGATGCTTTGTCTCCTCTTCGGACCATTTCCGCCTGGGCTTTGCGGCTCGTTTCCtcgccttgccggcggcggtcttGTCGGCTTCGGGAGACGAAGCCACATTGTTGCTGtctgcggcgctgcggccaAAGTCGGGCAGCATCTTGACTTGGCTCGCCTCGTTGTCGCTgaaggaggtcgaggctATCGGAGGGAAAAGGGCGGCGTGAGGGGGCGGCTCGTGTAAGCcgttgatgatgggcggcatggccagCGACTGCTGGGCCGATTTTTGCTTCTTCATGGGCTGCGGAAGCTGGACAAAGTCGTCCTTGGCGTTGATATTCCGAGGCCGCTTCTTGGTGTAGGAGTCGTCTGAAGTCTCTGCGGCGTCGTTGAGGATCTTGGAGTGGGAGTaggacgacgacccctcGTGGGCATCGGACTCGCCTAGGAGCATACGGAGGGGATGGGACGACGCGCCAGACGGGCGGCCGTCCCATCGAGCGTCGTCCTTGCGATAGGATGGGGTCACATCGTCGCTCGAGGGGAAGCCGGCAGAGCCAAAGACGGCTCCGTCGGTCCCATATCGGTGAGCAGCATCCGGCTCGATAGGCGGGAGAGGCCGGTCGGACGAGGTTGGCAGTGGCAGAGCGTAGAGGGGCGGGAGGTCCGCGTGCTGGATCTGAGGCGTCGTGGACCCATTTAGCAGATGGATGAGGCGTGGCTCGATAGTAGCCATCTTGGGCGAGTCGTGGACGCGAGGTGCTGGCGCATCGGACGCAAGTCAagtcgaggacgagacaagggcaagacgagagagacgaggcgaggaggagcagctcgactTGATATCAAGACGGACGATGAGAGAAGCGAGGGACATGGGAAGGGCGGAAGCGCAGCGGGATGGAGCTCGACATGTCCTCGGGACTCGAAGTGGGTTTAATAGCAttggcgtgggcggcgagtaCGGACATTGAAAGCGAACGAGTGCCGAGTCGGTCGTGTCATCCAACCATCGGGGTGTGCAGAgtgcgtgctgtgctgctggtgctcggTGCAGTGCCGGGTTGCGCTGGTGGAGTCAGTCGACTTGGATCCTTGGCCGGCCTTGCCTTGCGGCATCGAGCGAGGCGTGCGTGGAGCAACGGGCGTCCATGAATGAGGTCAGGGAcgggaggtggaggagcgaGTGTTGCGTGCCGGAGCCGGCAGACAACGTGTGCATCCGTTGCCGTTCGTACCTACGCAGCGGCTTTGggtgggcgccgcccgtgccagCGAGCGGGTTTCGCCTGCACCCAGTGGAGGTACGATTTCACGTGCAATTCGAGAGTCACATGGGGGGTtctggaagggggggggggcgtggggCTACAGTGGGAGGCACTCAGTACGAGGCTGTGAAGGTGGTTGCCCACAGCGCTGGACGGGAGGTTCGACGACGTCCAGGGCACCTGCACCCACCCAAAGCCACCTACCCTTCCCAGCGGTGGGTAGAGTGAGTTTTGGGAGCCGGGCcctgccagcccagcctggcGCCACCACTGCCAGAACTGCCAGGTGCCCTACTGGGGCCCGCCCGCGAACACACCACCTGCACGCCACCTGCCCGCCTGTGTAACTGCCCACCCGCGGGCTCTGCTGGAGGAAGTGCGCTGGACAAGTACTAAGGTGTCCGGTGCCGTGCCTTTGGTATGTACTAAGgttagtactaggtagtacctagtaggtactaGGCGGTAGTTAGAGGGCCTACGGAATCAGCACAttccgccggcgggcgcatCCATCCCGCCCATCCACCACTGCATTCAAGGGTCAGGCAAGGTAAGTATCCCGTCGCTGCGTCAACTGCCATCGCCAATCACCCATCATCTACTCGGTAGTAGCCGGGAGCCTATCACGagcctcatcctcatcaaaCTGCATCGACACGGGACGCCTGCCAATCCGGCAGGCACCCCACGGGCCTCCCtctgctgcagcgcgcgcggcaCATGTAACACTGGAAGAGAAAGACACGGAGCCGGGGATTGAGTCTGCCACGAACCTCCGGCCCCGGTCGCTGCGACTACGACACACCAGGGTAGCTTCGGCCGTGGTCCCTCTTTTCAGACCTCACCCGCCGAGCCCCTCGAACTCTAGGCATTGACGGTCGAAAACGGCCCCTCTCACCCCCTTGCGACGTCGTGCCACCGTTACGAAGGAATCAGCCCGTCTGTGCTCTCCTCTGCACGAGTTTGACGGTCACTGTGCGCGTGCCTTCGCGGGGCTCTCCGACACGTACCCAAGCACGCGACGCAACGCGAGGCAAAGAGCCATGGCCTCATCGCTGCCGACCCTGCCGCGGGTCACCTTTACCATTATCGAGCCCATTTCGCTGTGAGCCCACCTCTGTGCTGGCCTGGTCCGATAaagggccccccccccccccccctctctctgcgggctggcgccgccaacgataGCTAATTCAACGGAACAGCGTCGCGGGattcctcggcgccgtcaccgatCCCGCGTGGTTCGTTGCGGAGCAGGTGCCGCAAAAAGTCCCGGACCCCGTCACCGAGAACAGCATCGTCCTAGCCTGGCAGCTGGGGAACCTGTacctgctgctggggcttgtcggcctcgccatcctgACCTCGACGTCCGAGGTCAGGGTCGTGCGCCGCTACCTCGCTGCCTTGTGGGTTGGCGACGTCGGACACATCGCCTTCAGCTGCTACGGCCTGGGCAGGGACCGCATGATGAATCCTGCGGG contains the following coding sequences:
- a CDS encoding uncharacterized protein (COG:S~EggNog:ENOG503P94G); amino-acid sequence: MVDLQAKGGIFCASSYTTEHTSEQINHGSRRPPRILYRQDVAPPAHPTVDGATSERAMFGTWKYDPETDQMRNLRRAYDPITARSWQHQACNRCHEKKLRCSGRRAGCDRCTISGSVCAYDRSGGSLRASGGVGGVGSRKGANARVPSSSFSSFSLALPSGAGKVRARNGSASEARCGTVSALYAAAAAEAAAALAQQRSSPPTKEPASRAACRQVDFATGSGNGLQMDPGGGDPGQRQRQQVTMGGFGSACFCGLCCNGCAWIAAVDPGASMTAAAAAAAPELVSGWEAASFGGNHQQQLYNSACGVAVGRHAIHADQGYLWRQSR
- the RPS4 gene encoding 40S ribosomal protein S4 (COG:J~EggNog:ENOG503NTXF), encoding MARGIKKHQKRLSAPSHWLLDKLSGVYAPKPSAGPHKLRDCMPLIVFIRNRLKYALNYRETKAILMQRLVKVDGKVRTDMTYPAGFMDVITIDKTGENFRLVYDTKGRFTVHRIQAEEAEYKLGKVKRVQLGRGGIPFLVTHDARTIRYPDPAIKVNDTVKIDLSTGKISDFIKFDTGAVAMVTGGRNMGRVGVITHRERHDGGFNIVHIKDAIDNSFATRESNVFVIGQDKPWISLPKGKGVKLTIAEERDRRRAYTTSH
- a CDS encoding uncharacterized protein (EggNog:ENOG503NXGK~COG:G), whose product is MATIEPRLIHLLNGSTTPQIQHADLPPLYALPLPTSSDRPLPPIEPDAAHRYGTDGAVFGSAGFPSSDDVTPSYRKDDARWDGRPSGASSHPLRMLLGESDAHEGSSSYSHSKILNDAAETSDDSYTKKRPRNINAKDDFVQLPQPMKKQKSAQQSLAMPPIINGLHEPPPHAALFPPIASTSFSDNEASQVKMLPDFGRSAADSNNVASSPEADKTAAGKARKRAAKPRRKWSEEETKHLLLGVNRHGVGKWTTILEDPDFTFNDRTAGDLKDRFRTCCPVELRGPSKSSSQPNSPPPCSRDPKPRAKKGIHSENILIEDSPSPQDPASSPDSSAPPKQKKSRAHRKKLEDLAELGIHGPFKKSLRRERRPFTEQDDREILEGLDIYGPAWTKIQRDSRFHLSSRQPTDLRDRVRNKYPGVYQRIEKGTFQAKDDARGNDTMEPSITMSIDDSLRRSKGASGGLRASYGHAKDELHSWPIQMLDSANYMHPPHSFEFGESTPHFMGGEMDISRLLLDDSRLAQLPTRQGYDGMSGPSSPSAFAVDHRRDRHGPHPVKC
- a CDS encoding uncharacterized protein (TransMembrane:4 (i12-35o55-74i86-106o118-139i)~EggNog:ENOG503P74G~COG:S) encodes the protein MASSLPTLPRVTFTIIEPISLVAGFLGAVTDPAWFVAEQVPQKVPDPVTENSIVLAWQLGNLYLLLGLVGLAILTSTSEVRVVRRYLAALWVGDVGHIAFSCYGLGRDRMMNPAGWNAMAWGNIAMTLFLLTMRSAYFLGAFGPDNIKATVARAKKAA